From the genome of Camarhynchus parvulus chromosome 4, STF_HiC, whole genome shotgun sequence:
GCTGTAGGTATTATGTAAGTAGTTACATTTTGTCTTAACTGGAGTTTGGCCAACAACCTTATATTAACATTTGCTATTAACTGAGCCAAGTGAGATTTTTAATGCTCTGTGATAGGGCTGTCATGCTCTACTGGCCAGTGGAGTTTCTGTAAGGACAGAGTCAGGCTGCTCTTCTTTTCCTGAGACCAATCCTAAAGGCCACAGTCACCTTCCCAAGGGCTGTGTAAATCTGACACGTGTTATGTGCTGAAGTGGGGCAAACTGGCACCTTCAAGTCCACAGTAATTGCTAAATACACAGTGGGGAGGGTGAGAGGGTAagagtttctttttctgtgagaGTTATTCTGTGCACTTGTGCCTGTAAGAGATAGTTTGAGACTGTTTTTGTTTACCAGGTCAAGTGGATGATGTACTGGATCATATTCGCGCTCTTCACGACAGCAGAGACGTTCACGGATATCTTTCTTTGCTGGTAAGAACCAGGGGGAAGAGGCTCTTTGGCatgagatgaaaagaaaatggaagtgtttacaaggggaaaaaatggcacaaaaaggTGCACTGACTCCTGTACAGGGGTTCAGCAGCTTCAAGTGCATAGAGGGTTTTTGTCTGCAGGAGACATGCTTCCTTTCTCAGTGCtgtcacagagaaaagaaagaagtggaAAGGCTCAGTGGTATCTCATTAGTGGGAAATCATTACTGGAGTCTCAGCCCTGACTGTCAGAGAGGCACAGCTGACTGCCCAGTTGGATGCTGCAGAGGTCATCACATAAATAACAGTTGATTGAGCTACAGGCTGAGTTTTAGACTTGCCTGGCTGTATCCTACAGTAAATACACAGAGTGTGGATCAGGTgcaaacagccctgcagcccaagACTTTGTAGGTTGCTGTGTGGGTGGTTGTTCCTGGGATGTTTTGCCTGGCACATTCCTGGTTAGGCTGGGTTTCTGGTTTGATGGAGGACAGTGACAGTCAACACTGATGTGGCTCTCTAGTGCAGGTGGAAGGATTCCTGGTGACCTCTGTCAGGACAAGAGCACATAAATGcccatttttcagtttcagtggTTTTTGGATGCTCAGGTTTGAAAGTGTTTGTTGCTTGGTTGGCAACAAGGCCTTTCTACCAGAAATGAGTAGATTTAGGATGAAAATGTGGCTGTAGTGCATGGTCCCTACAGCCTATtcctgcacagcactgcctgccttgAGTGAGTCCTCCAGATGAAGGAAATCAGGAGAACTTGGCAACATGTCAGATCTATTGAAAAGGAGATAAAAGACATTAATGTCCATCTAATATGCATGCAGATCTACCTCTCCTGTGTTCATCTGgagctttgtgttttttttggAGGATGAATTATGTGGGTCTGCCAAGAGAAATGGCAGGGGGCTCATCCAGCCTGTGAAATCAAGTGTGCTGTAGAGATCCTCAGTGAGGTGGGAGATCAACCTGGCACATCCATGCTCAGAGTAGAGCATTGCAGAGGCCCGTGGTGTCAGACCTGGGTGCTGGCTGGCCCAGCTGGCTCAGTGACAGCActgtgtggcacagcaggagcctgtCTGGGGCAGCCATCACAGGCCTCTGCACTGCTCTTGCTTGCAAAGAGTAACAATTGCTCCTCACACTGCTGGCAGCAACATGCCTGCCCACATGAAGATGCTGCTGGGTGGCCAGTCTTGAGCTCTGGCCTCTGTCCTGCAGAAAAGAGTCTGGATAATTTAATCTCAGGATGTGCCTGGCTGCTTGTTACAGCTAAGGCATGTCCTGCTGTTGATGTCCTCCATATTTTCCAGCCCTACCTGAAAGTCAGTGTGGATCTGCACCTTTATGTTGCTTGGACAACAAAGGTTCTTGTATTTCAATTTTAGTCATGTAAGTGTTAGCTTAAAAGCTGAGAGGAGATGGAAAGTGTATAAATACATATCAGTGAAATATTGGTTTGCTGGTTTGGTCTTTGCTTTCAGTGACTGGGGATACTGTGAAGGCAGCACCTGTGATCTTTGCTTATAGAAAGCTTCTCTTATCACATGTCAGAGTTTCTTCCAGACCATTAAATAATGGTCATGATAACCAAGTAAGGATTCACCCATATCATTGAGATGTGCTCAAAACTGAGTCAATACACTTTAATCCTTAGATTTTTTGGCAAGCAAAAGCTGCCTTGAGCTAGGCTGGCAAATCCCTACTTGTGCTGAGCATCTCTAATTAAGGGCAGTGGTTAAATTGGGAGCAGACAGTAACCCTCTCTTTCTTCTAGGTTTCCATTCTACTATGAACTCAAAATAGCTTTTGTAGCTTGGCTGCTGTCTCCATACACAAAAGGCTCCAGCCTCCTGTACAGGAAATTTGTTCATCCAACTCTGTCTTCAAAAGAAAAGGTAATCACAAGTGCCTGGGTCCTCTCTGGGTGGAACAGAACTATGGTGTGTTTATTCCAGTCCCTGTATCATTCATTTCCATTGAAGGGTTGAGAGTTGCTGATTCTCTTCCTCTATCATTTGATCCCCTCTTTTTGGTTgatgtttttgttctttgtggttcttgtgtttttaaatactgGCATCTGTTCAGTGCACTCACACTTATTAACTCATTTTGGTGCAGTTGAGaaggtgggagggaggggaataAAAATACCTCCTGAGCTACTTTGCATGTACTGACTGATTATAGTTGGAGTGCTCTGTTGTGGCTGGATATAACAAATAGAGAAACTTGGTCTGGCAGCCAGGACTCCTCAGCTTTGTTCTGCCTAAAACATTGTACAGCAGAGACAAACAGCCCAGGCAGTCTAAAATGGGCTTAGCAAGCACATGCCTAGCTGTGTAGTGTGGTGAAAAAAGGCATGTAGCCTGTTGAGGTCCTCGATTAAAAAATGTCTTGCTCAAATTAAAGATGCTAATTTTGGGAGGGGGACATTACAACTTGGCTATCATCTGCCTGCCTGGGAGATTCCTGTGGCTGTGAACGGGACAGTGTCAGGCAGATCCATTTGGCTCATGAGAATAAATGGACCAAGAGCAGCTATTGTCACATACCAACAGGAAAACTGCTGAGTGAGTAACTGTTTCCTGCGCTGGCAACTTGGAGATGAAAGCTCTCCCTTTAGTCACAGGCAGTGAAGGAGCATTTGGATCTCAGTCCTGTCCAAGAAGGACAGTGGGAATCAATCCCCTGTCTCTGCTTCCCTTTGCTTGTGCTTCTCCCAAGTAGGGCTCGAGCAATTTGAGCTGCCAGCTCTTACCTATGGGCAATagggagagcagccagcagctcctcacagcctcCAGGCCCCACTAACCCAGCACATCCACCAGCTTGAGAGCTAGAAGTCCTTGCTATCATTATCATGCAGACCCCAGTGTCCTGAGGGAGGGACAATAAGGGCAGGAAGCTCCCCAACTGTTTCACTGTAAATTGAGCAGCATCAAAGTCCAGAAGCTCTGGGCCTACTAGTTCCATGGGCATCTGaagctgggcactgctgtgatGTGCAGAGATATCCCAGATATTTCTGAGGCCACCTGTCCTGGCCACAGGGCAGTGCAGCTTCAGCTGCCCAGTGTCATCATGTGAGTATTTTTAACTATGAGGCAATCCCATTTGTCTTTGGAGCGCACGATTTGCAAATGGCTATCAGTCCATGTTGCTTAGGCAGAGTTCTCTTGTTCCAGGATCCCAACTTTGGGTCCCAATCTTCCATCTGTAGAATAAGGGTTCTCCAATCCTGCAATAGGAGTTATTGCCTCCCAGCAAACTTTTCCCCTTTGCAAATGTTGGCTGTGAACTTCTTTCCAGCCACAGTGGAGGAGATGGAGGACATCTACCTCCATAAAGTATGACCTGACTCTGCCAAGAGTCTGAGGCTGGGAGCATAAGCCTGAACTTGTCCttcttgtgcttttttaatagtttgttttgtgttctgcTCTGGCAGGAGATCGATGACTGCCTCATCCAGGCGAAAGACCGGAGCTACGACGCCCTGGTGCACTTTGGCAAGCGGGGGCTGAACGTTGCAGCCACGGCAGCTGTCATGGCAGCTTCAAAGGtaaagctgcagctcaggattAACATCTCAGGACTCCCTAACATCTTCTCTGcctccactgccagcagcagccgcagTGTGGAGGGAGAGAGATGGTGGGAGTAGGGGTTCTCTCATTATTTTGTGTAGTGACAGGAAAGAAGATGAAGCTCATGAAGGGTAAAAGTTCTTCTGCAAGGCAGACACATAACATAACTGGTGTGTAATTCTCTGCTGGGATGTTGTGTAAGAGTGAATGGGAAGTGCCATTAGTTGCTTTTGCAGGATGAGTGGTTATTGGATGAGGGGTCTCATCTGAAGGGGTGTATCCTATGCTCTCTTCCTGGCTTAGAGCCAAACCCAGAAAATAGCTGTTATCTGTTGTTCCTTTTCTTGCATGAAAGCTGCAAGGACTTGATAACTGCATTTTGGGCTCCTGCCCTCTGGCCATGGGCCTAGAGTCGATGTGCACAGTGTGTTTTGGAGGTGAGACTTGGCTACCAGGCCAAAAGGATAGTTAGAAACATATGGACAAGGAGGGTACTGGTAGTAGGAACAACATGGGAATGGGAGTTGAAGGAAGTTATTTTCCTCTGCCAAATGCTTTTCCTATGACCTAAAGTACATCACTTTAGTATGCCTTGGCCTTACTTcctgcaaaaatgcaaaatgcatcCTTGGGAGGCCAAATACCATAAAGCTGATAAAGCCTGTTGAAAGCAAGGTATTACAGAAGGGGAGAGCCCAAAGGGTGTGCCATGCACTTGGGATCACAAGGATATGCTAGAGCCAAAAGTTGTCTCCTTTTTCCCTGCCTAGCATTGTGCAGACTATGTTGTCAGGTCTGTCTTCTGAGCTGTTGTTCTTCTGTAGGGAGACTCTTCTCACCCAGGGACTGGGAGATAAACCAAATTTGGACTGAAACCTGGGATAAATGTGGAGCTACGGCAGTGCTGTGTATCATATATCcaatgaaataacatttttgtgATGCCTCCAGGACACTTAACACTTTTGCTGCTGCCATGTAAGCCTGAAGAGTCATAAATAGGCTCTAGGAATGCCAGTTTTGCAGCACTGCCTTTGCTCTGAGCCCCTTGCTACAAGGTGCTGCAGACTGTCTGTGCTAGAGCTGTTTTTAGGACACAGTGAGAAGCTGTGTGTGAATCCCAAAGGAATTCTGGCTCCTGTCTAGGTAGCTCCTGAATATGAGAAGCTCAACAGTAACCCAAACCCACAGTGCCAACCTGTTCCTCCATCAGGACTGCAACAGTGTCTGCATCAGCTGTTCAACTGGAATGAACAGCCAGCACCATGGTTTTTCTTCCTACTGTTCcacttttctgctgcttttcttaaGACTCTCTCTGCCTTAAAATGTGGCTCCAGTGGCAatggggaagagagggaagagtCTCCATGGTACAAGGAAGCTGTTGTTTTTCATAGTTGATGAAACTCCCCTTTCAGTGGTGGAAGAAAACAACTCTGTGACTCATGAGGTATTACTGTATTGCACATCTGCCAACACAACTTGAGAGAAAACTGTTAAGATATTGCAACCTGTGAATGGGCCAGGAGAGTCTTTCTTGCACACTactttggggagggggaaaaggattTG
Proteins encoded in this window:
- the REEP1 gene encoding receptor expression-enhancing protein 1 isoform X1, with protein sequence MVSWIISRLVVLIFGTLYPAYYSYKAVKSKDIKEYVKWMMYWIIFALFTTAETFTDIFLCWFPFYYELKIAFVAWLLSPYTKGSSLLYRKFVHPTLSSKEKEIDDCLIQAKDRSYDALVHFGKRGLNVAATAAVMAASKGQGALSERLRSFSMQDLSSIRGDSSSTVPPSVTVRTSSKQSHPKPSRSASEGTGSSGTA